A region from the Halomarina litorea genome encodes:
- a CDS encoding GTPBP1 family GTP-binding protein, giving the protein MSPDRAVLERALERGEQEGGSVEFKERLTRDLHLADGRLESLAAQLRHRVLSGDGEATYVVGVTDDGGLAGIPPAEFSESMDVLSLLAEEAGAHIEDVQTWGVPGRDGGADRGIVGVATVREGAMLDVDDQHIVVGTAGHVDHGKSTLVGSLVTGQPDDGEGGTRGFLDVQPHEVERGLSADLSYGVYGFDEDGPVHTLNPHRKQDRARVVEEADRLVSFVDTVGHEPWLRTTIRGLVGQKLDYGLLVVAADDGPTKTTREHLGILLATDLPTIVAITKADMVEEERLLEVEREVERLLRNADRTPLRIERHGVDTAIEEISEQVVPIVTTSAVTMEGLDVLDQLFERLPKTADGAGAFSMYIDRTYSVTGVGAVASGTIRSGTVAAGDELLVGPMADGGFREVEVRSIEMHYHRVDEARAGRIVGIALKGVREADLQRGMVLLPRDADPSAVWEFEAEVMVLNHPTRIGEGYEPVVHVETVSEAAAVYPEEGHLLPGDTGRARVRFKFRPYHVEAGQRFVFREGQSKGVGTITKVLPGD; this is encoded by the coding sequence ATGAGCCCTGACCGGGCCGTGTTGGAGCGCGCGCTCGAACGCGGCGAGCAGGAGGGTGGCAGCGTGGAGTTCAAGGAACGACTCACGCGCGACCTCCACCTCGCGGACGGTCGTCTCGAGAGCCTCGCGGCGCAACTGCGCCACCGCGTCCTCTCGGGCGACGGGGAGGCGACCTACGTCGTGGGCGTCACCGACGACGGCGGCCTCGCCGGTATCCCCCCCGCGGAGTTCTCCGAGTCCATGGACGTGCTCTCTCTGCTCGCAGAGGAGGCCGGCGCGCACATCGAGGACGTCCAGACGTGGGGCGTCCCCGGTCGTGACGGCGGGGCGGACCGGGGTATCGTCGGCGTCGCTACGGTCCGCGAGGGGGCGATGCTCGACGTGGACGACCAGCACATCGTCGTCGGCACGGCGGGCCACGTCGACCACGGCAAGTCCACGCTCGTCGGGTCGCTCGTCACCGGCCAACCAGACGACGGCGAAGGGGGCACTCGCGGCTTCCTCGACGTGCAACCCCACGAGGTCGAACGCGGCCTCTCGGCGGACCTCTCCTACGGGGTGTACGGCTTCGACGAGGACGGCCCGGTCCACACGCTCAACCCCCACCGGAAGCAGGACCGCGCACGGGTCGTCGAGGAGGCCGACCGCCTCGTCTCGTTCGTCGACACCGTGGGCCACGAACCGTGGCTCCGCACCACCATCAGAGGGCTGGTCGGCCAGAAACTCGACTACGGACTCCTCGTGGTCGCGGCCGACGACGGCCCGACGAAGACCACTCGCGAGCACCTCGGCATCCTGCTCGCGACGGACCTCCCCACCATCGTCGCCATCACGAAGGCGGACATGGTCGAGGAAGAGCGCCTGCTGGAAGTCGAGCGGGAGGTCGAGCGCCTCCTCAGGAACGCCGACCGCACCCCCCTCAGAATCGAGCGCCACGGCGTCGATACGGCCATCGAGGAGATATCGGAACAGGTCGTCCCCATCGTGACGACCAGCGCCGTGACGATGGAGGGCCTCGACGTCCTCGACCAGTTGTTCGAGCGTCTGCCGAAGACCGCGGACGGCGCGGGGGCGTTCTCGATGTACATCGACCGCACCTACTCCGTGACGGGAGTGGGCGCGGTGGCTTCGGGAACGATTCGGTCGGGCACCGTCGCCGCGGGCGACGAACTGCTCGTCGGGCCGATGGCGGACGGCGGGTTCCGCGAGGTGGAGGTGCGGAGCATCGAGATGCACTACCACCGGGTCGACGAGGCCCGCGCGGGCCGCATCGTCGGCATCGCCCTGAAGGGGGTCCGCGAGGCCGACCTCCAGCGCGGGATGGTCCTGCTTCCGCGGGACGCCGACCCGAGCGCTGTCTGGGAGTTCGAGGCCGAGGTGATGGTGCTCAACCACCCGACGCGCATCGGCGAGGGGTACGAACCCGTCGTCCACGTCGAGACGGTGAGCGAGGCGGCGGCCGTCTACCCCGAGGAGGGCCACCTCCTGCCCGGCGACACGGGCCGTGCCCGGGTTCGCTTCAAGTTCCGCCCGTACCACGTCGAGGCGGGCCAGCGCTTCGTCTTCCGCGAGGGACAGTCGAAGGGCGTGGGCACCATCACGAAGGTCCTGCCGGGCGACTAG